The sequence GCTGATGTTCTTCGGTGGCGAGAATCTGTGGGGCTTCTCGTTGGCGCTGTTGATCGGCGTTGGCGCCGGCACCTACTCGTCGGTCTATGTCGCCGGGATGCTGCTGGTATGGCTGAAGCTCACACGTGACGACTTGATCCCTCCGGTGGTCGAAGAGGTCGACGAGCGCCCCTGATCGGTTTTTCTGAACTTCTGGCGTGGCCTGTTGCCTAACGGGCGCAGCGGGCCTGGCCCGCCAGAAAAAGGGAAAAGCAATGAACAAGTCGATGCTGGTAGGTAGCGTTCTGGGTGCTGTAGTCGTCACTGCTGGCGGTGCATTTGCCACCTATTCACTGGTCGATCGCGGGCCGCAATACGCTGAAGTCCGGGCCGTTGAGCCGATCAAGGAAACCATCGAGACCCCTCGAGAAGTTTGTCGGGATGTCACCGTCACACGGCAAAAGCCCGTGCAGGACAGCAATCGAATTGCCGGTACGGCAGTCGGCGCGGTGGTGGGTGGCTTGCTGGGCAATCAGGTCGGCGGCGGCAACGGCAAGAAGATCGCCACCGTGGTCGGTGCGGTGGGCGGCGGCTACGCCGGTAATCAGGTGCAAGGCCGGATGCAGGCGAATGACACCTACACCACCACCGAAACCCGCTGCGATACCGTGACGGACCGGCACGACGAGGTCGTCGGCTACGACGTCGAATATGATCTGGATGGCGAGATCGGTCGAGTCCGGATGGATCGCGATCCCGGCAGCAGGATTCCTTACCGCGATGGCCAGTTGGTACTGACCCAGCAGTGAGTCGTATCGCCAATAAAAAAACGCCCGTTCGGGCGTTTTTTTATAGCTGTTTACCTATCGCTTCAATGAGGGCGTCAGGTGCGGCTGGATCGTGGTCAGGACGGCCT is a genomic window of Stutzerimonas stutzeri containing:
- a CDS encoding glycine zipper 2TM domain-containing protein — translated: MNKSMLVGSVLGAVVVTAGGAFATYSLVDRGPQYAEVRAVEPIKETIETPREVCRDVTVTRQKPVQDSNRIAGTAVGAVVGGLLGNQVGGGNGKKIATVVGAVGGGYAGNQVQGRMQANDTYTTTETRCDTVTDRHDEVVGYDVEYDLDGEIGRVRMDRDPGSRIPYRDGQLVLTQQ